Within Longimicrobium sp., the genomic segment GTCGAAGAGGTGGATCGAGCGCTCGGCGTACTCGGCGTAGCGCGGGTCGTGGGTCACCATCACGATGGTGGCGCCGCCCCGGTGCAGCTCGGCCAGCAGGTCCATCACCGCCTCGCCGTTGGCCGAGTCCAGGTTCCCGGTGGGCTCGTCGGCCAGGAGCACCGAGGGGTCGCCGGCGATGGCGCGCGCCACGGCCACGCGCTGCTGCTGGCCGCCCGAGAGCTGCGACGGGTAGTGCCGCGTGCGGTGCCCCATCCCCACCTTCTCCAGCGCCTCCTGCACCCGCCGCTTCCGCTCGGCCGCCGGCATCCCGCGGTAGGTGAGCGGCAGCTCCACGTTCTCGGCCACCGTCAGGTCGCCGATCAGGTTGAACGCCTGGAAGATGAAGCCGATCTCGCGGTTGCGGATGGTGGCGCGCTGCCTGGTGGTCAGGGCCGACACCGGGTGCCCGTTCAGCGTGTAGCTGCCGCCCGAGGGCGAGTCGAGCAGCCCCAGGATGGAGAGCAGCGTGGTCTTGCCGCACCCCGA encodes:
- a CDS encoding ABC transporter ATP-binding protein — its product is MIAPNPALVRMEDVSKVFLTEEVETHALAGVHLEIRRGEYVSIAGPSGCGKTTLLSILGLLDSPSGGSYTLNGHPVSALTTRQRATIRNREIGFIFQAFNLIGDLTVAENVELPLTYRGMPAAERKRRVQEALEKVGMGHRTRHYPSQLSGGQQQRVAVARAIAGDPSVLLADEPTGNLDSANGEAVMDLLAELHRGGATIVMVTHDPRYAEYAERSIHLFDGRVLDETPAGHGERVMAGV